Proteins encoded together in one Acidimicrobiales bacterium window:
- the arc gene encoding proteasome ATPase: MVPTADSESQRRLAAYERDMSQLREQATVLEDEIVTLRRRLQDAPKRVRTLEEKLLETKGQLAQAVSQNEKLTFTLQQAREHIATLREEVEKLTQPPSAYGTFLARNEDGTVDVFSGGRKVRVSLHPELVAEDLKRGDEVVLNESLNVVLARGAELSGEVVTIKELLEDGHRVVVLGRADEERVADRAETLMDVQLRAGDSVLLDPRTDLVLERLPRPEVEELVLEEVPDISYADVGGLDDQIESITDAVELPFLHRELFVKHRLPAPKGVLLYGPPGCGKTLIAKAVANSLAKKVAEQSGDRQARSYFLNIKGPELLNKYVGETERQIRLVFQRAREKSEEGVPVIVFFDEMDSLFRTRGSGISSDMESTVVPQLLAEIDGVEALRNVIVIGASNREDLIDPAILRPGRLDVKIKIERPDEEAAAQIFSRYLQSDLPLDAEEVTSLGGGDRDKAVRRMVETTVAAMYQADELNRFLEVTYQNGDKEILYFKDFASGAMIENIVRRAKKLAIKRTIAQQGEGIRTDDLLDSIRQEYKEHEDLPNTTNPDDWAKISGKKGERIVYVRTLLAEGKEATGGRSIERVGTGQYL; encoded by the coding sequence CCGACGGCAGACTCCGAGTCCCAGCGTCGGCTCGCCGCCTACGAGCGAGACATGAGCCAGCTCCGGGAGCAGGCGACCGTGCTCGAGGACGAGATCGTCACGCTCCGCCGCCGGCTCCAGGACGCGCCCAAGCGGGTGCGGACCCTCGAGGAGAAGCTGCTCGAGACCAAGGGCCAGCTCGCGCAGGCCGTGTCCCAGAACGAGAAGCTGACATTCACGCTCCAGCAGGCCAGGGAGCACATCGCCACCCTGCGCGAAGAGGTCGAGAAGCTCACCCAGCCGCCGTCGGCCTACGGCACCTTCCTGGCCCGCAACGAGGACGGCACGGTGGACGTCTTCTCGGGCGGGCGCAAGGTCCGGGTCTCCCTCCACCCCGAGCTGGTGGCCGAGGACCTCAAGCGGGGTGACGAGGTCGTCCTCAACGAGTCGTTGAACGTGGTGCTGGCCCGCGGAGCCGAGCTGTCGGGCGAGGTCGTCACCATCAAGGAGCTGCTGGAGGACGGCCATCGGGTCGTGGTGCTCGGGCGGGCCGACGAGGAACGGGTCGCCGATCGGGCCGAGACCTTGATGGACGTGCAGCTCCGGGCGGGGGACTCGGTCCTGCTGGACCCGCGCACCGACCTGGTCCTCGAGCGGCTTCCGCGGCCCGAGGTCGAAGAGCTGGTTCTCGAAGAGGTGCCCGACATCTCCTACGCCGACGTCGGGGGCCTCGACGACCAGATCGAGTCCATCACCGACGCCGTCGAGCTGCCGTTCCTGCACCGGGAGCTGTTCGTCAAGCACCGGTTGCCGGCGCCCAAGGGCGTGCTCCTGTACGGGCCGCCCGGCTGCGGCAAGACGCTCATCGCCAAGGCGGTCGCCAACTCCCTGGCCAAGAAGGTCGCCGAGCAATCGGGGGACCGCCAGGCCAGGAGCTACTTCCTGAACATCAAGGGCCCGGAGCTGCTCAACAAGTACGTGGGCGAGACCGAACGCCAGATCCGCCTGGTCTTCCAGCGAGCGAGGGAGAAGTCCGAGGAAGGGGTGCCGGTCATCGTCTTCTTCGACGAGATGGACTCCCTGTTTCGCACCCGTGGCTCGGGGATCAGCTCTGACATGGAGTCGACCGTCGTTCCCCAGCTCCTGGCCGAGATCGACGGCGTGGAGGCCCTGCGCAACGTCATCGTGATCGGGGCCTCGAACCGCGAGGACCTCATCGACCCCGCCATCCTGCGTCCCGGCCGGCTCGACGTGAAGATCAAGATCGAGCGGCCCGACGAGGAGGCGGCCGCCCAGATCTTCTCCCGGTACCTGCAGTCCGACCTGCCCCTCGACGCCGAGGAGGTCACCTCGCTCGGTGGGGGTGACCGTGACAAGGCGGTGCGGCGAATGGTCGAGACCACGGTGGCAGCGATGTACCAGGCGGACGAGCTCAACCGCTTCCTGGAGGTCACGTACCAGAACGGGGACAAGGAGATCCTCTACTTCAAGGACTTCGCCTCCGGCGCCATGATCGAGAACATCGTCCGTCGGGCCAAGAAGCTGGCCATCAAGCGGACCATCGCCCAGCAGGGCGAGGGCATTCGCACCGACGATCTGCTCGACTCGATCAGGCAGGAGTACAAGGAGCACGAGGACCTGCCCAACACCACCAACCCCGATGACTGGGCCAAGATCTCGGGCAAGAAGGGCGAGCGGATCGTGTACGTTCGTACCCTCCTGGCCGAGGGCAAGGAGGCGACCGGTGGACGCTCCATCGAGCGCGTGGGGACCGGCCAGTACCTCTGA